The DNA region CCCAGACGTGCGAAACgctggctgctggccgaCCTCCCACTCGTACTTGAGCATGGCGTAGATGACCTGGGAGGGAATGTTTcgcggcacggcggcgttcGGCTGCTGCCTCTCGTTCCAGTAAGGAATTAAGGTCTCCAGAGGGGTTTGCTCGACACCGATGAGCTGCTTCAGCGACTTCTCGGCAAGGCCCATGCGACCCGACTTGCGACACAAGTTGGCAAACTTGATCCACATGTGCATGTTTTCCGTCGGGCTGATAACCAGGTGGCGGAGACGCAGCATCCGCTGCCACACCTCAACATTTCTCTGGCAGCCCTTGAGCCTCGTCTCCCAGGTGCGTCTCATCgtggccttcttcttgtcgtccgtCTGCTTGTAGACGATGAGCTCttccagctcggccagcaTCTGGACTCTAACCACGACTTGGTAGGCTCGGTTGTACGACTCACTAACCAGTGCACTGAGCTCCGTGTCGAGGCCTTCCCGAGCTTGCTGCACGCAGTTGACAGCCTCCCTAAACTGGTTGCGGTGCAGAGCGAGGATGGCGCCAAAGAATGACCGGTCAGTCGAGTAGCGCTTCATGGACTGCAGATAGTTGTCCATTGAATCCCACTTGCTGAGGCCCCATGCAGCCGCGGTTGCCAGGGGCGCAATCAGACGTTGGACGTCGGGCGACGAGTTGGCCCACGTGTTGCCAGCGATGCCGGCCAAAGCCTCCCACTCGCCAAGGGCGTGCAGGCATCGCATCTTGCCCATGATGATCTCGACAGGCACGGGCTTGTCGTCGGGGACCTCCATTTCGCGTTTTGTGTAAAAGGCGAGCGCCTCCTCCCATctctccagcttctcgaaCCACGTCTCTCTAAGTTGGATTCCCTCTTTGTAAAGCTGTGCCTTGCGGAGAATCCCGATGGCTGCGTCGGACTGCTGGAGTTGGTTGTTGATCACGATAAGAGCTTCAACCGCCCCGCTGCTCTGGTCCTGCAGGAACTCGAGCTCCTTGTAGTGTAGGGCCTTGGCGTAGGCGTGGCAACGAGCCGCTTCCCGGCCGAGAACCCTAATGTCGATAGGCAAGGCTTTGTCGTCGTGTTCCATAAACTCGGCGAGGTTGAGCAGGAGGCCAAGCAGATCGGGGGGCACGTTCTCGGACTTGATGGCGCTCTCAATATTTTGGATCAGCTCGTCCTGGAACTGTTCGTAGAGCTCGCTCCAGCAAGACACGAACGCCGAGTTGAACAGCTCGCGCGCAAGTGGCAAGTAGGAGCTGGCGAGGGCAGCGCAGGCGCGAAGCGCATGGTTGGGCGACTCGGTGAGCAGGGTCGTGGAGAACCTACGAAGCCATTCCTGCCAATCCTCCTTGGTTGACTTACCCTTCGTATCCCACGCCTGCTTGAGGTGGATAGCGTTCATCTCAAGCTTCTTCGCGCCGAGGTCCGCGAACGCTGCTTGATCATCGACACGATCCACAAACCGGTCGCCGCTACCGAGGTCTTGCGGGAGCACCTCCCCTTTCTGGAGCTTGGTGACAAGCAAGTCGTAGTTCTGGTGCTGGATCTGATGTTGTGCGAGGACCTTGTTGACAGTGCCCATGAAGTGTAGATAATCCTTGCCGAGCTGCTGGATCAAGGCGCAAAGAGTGTCCAGAGCCGCAACGCGTAGAGTGATATCTCCGCTGCCCAGGATACGAGTGAGGGGGTGGATGATCTTGGCAGCGTAGTCGTTCAAATTGACCTGATACGTAATCTTGCCAATTGTCTCGATCGCTTGCTTCCTCAACGGAGAGGGCTGGCCTTGCTTCTCAAACGTCCTGACAATAACAGGAATGATCAAGTGCATGTACTCCTCGGCACTTGATCCAAAGACGAGAAACGCGTGGAGGACCTTCTCGGAAGGGGTTCGTCGCGTGGTGGTGTCTTTTTCAAGCACGCCTAGCATCAGTGGCAGCAAGCCTGCGAGATAGATCTTGaactcgccctcgagggACCGCGAGATGGCCTCCACCAGGTTCATGATGGTGGACTGAAGGGTGCTTGTGGTGTTCCAAAACTCCTGGCAAATCTCGACAATCTCGGGCAGGAAGTTGCGAATGTGCTGTCTGACGATGGACACAAGAGTGGCCAGTTGGCTAAAGTACGAATCGAGACGCGTCTTGTCTGCTGCGCGAATAACACCAAGGAAGGCCGGAATGATACGGTCGAGGAACGAGACACACTCCAGACCGAGAGTACGGAAGATGTTCATGATGGCCTCAATGACAGACGCGTGGTGGCTCGAAAGGGAGTTGTCCTTGAGGATCTGGAGAAGCGCGTTGATGACAACAGTCGGAAAATACTCCTTGCTGGATGGTGTGAGACCCGTCATCATGAGCGAGATATCCGTCATTTGCGTGCTCTCAACCCGGCGCTGAGCATCCGGGCGACGCTGCTCAACCTGCTGGTACTTGTAAGGGTCCAAAGCCCCCAGGATACCCATCAGCTTGATGGTCTCCTGTCGGAGAGGCCCGCGCTGCCCTTCAGTGCGGATGATGCCCTGGAGCAGCTCCAACAGCTGGGGATACTCCAGATAGGGCTCGATGACATATCCCGAGTTACTGGCCAGCTGACCCAGCGCATGGAGCGCCGCCTCGCGCTTGTTGTTCGAGCTCTGGTCTTGCAAGGCTTCGATGATCAGGGGCATCAACCTATCCTTGTATGGCAGCacctcttcgccgccgacggtTGCCAACTCGCCGATGGCCCTCAAGATCGTTGCAGCCACAGCGGCACTAGGGTCGTTGGCCTTTGGAAGCAGAACTGACATCATGGGGTCGACGTAAGGCTTGACGAGTCCCTGGGCATTCTGTACCAAGAGACTGAGCAGCTTTGCGCTTTCCTCCTTGTTCCTCGCGACATCAGAGAACTCAAGCTCAGTCAGTAGCTGGATGAGAGTCTTGCGCAGAGAGGGGATGACGTATGCCGGGTTGTATCTGGCAAGCCGACCGATGATAGAGATCGCAACCTCCCTGATGGCAAACACCTCGTCATTGAGAGCAAAAAACAGAGTACGAATGTTCTCTGCCTTGGCCAGATGTCGATCGAAACgctcgtcgagggcagcAAGGACTGTCCGTCTAATATTCGGCTCAGGGTCCGATACGCCCACTGTGAGAAGTCTTTCAATGACATCGCCAACAACCTGGAGCGCGTGGTAGCTTGTCTGATTGACAATGGGGTCGCGCACATAGAGCTGGCAGCAGGTAAGAGCAGCTGCCTCTCTTGTCTCTGGgtcttcatcctcaacgTACTTCACAGCAACGTCACGGACAAACTCGTTGAGAACGTGGCCTGTGAAATCAAAGCTTCCAAGTGTGTTGAGAGCAAGCTTGACTTCAGCTTTGCGGTGCTCGTAGGCCAAAGGGTCTTTGGAGTCCTTCGGTACAGCTGGCACGGCTTGAAGGGTGTTTGGATGGGGGGCTCCCAGGGGCTTGAAAGGCTCTCCACAAAGGACCATGCTGAGCATATCGAGCAATCGGTTCTGGATCGTATCCTTGGCCGGCGGGATATAAAAGGCCATATCGACGAGGGCCTGGGTCAGTTTTGGCGTCAGGTCGCACTCGAAAATGGGGTCGAGGAGAGCCTCCATGTATTTGCTTAAGGTCTggccaacagcaacagcgaGGCGACTTATGCACTCGAAGACTGCATCGACCGGGCCTCTTTTGCGAGCAGCCAGACTCAGCCCTTCCCTGACGTGGGTCATAACACCATCGAGGTACGGGGCGATGGCACTCTTGACCGAATTCGCAATATTGCCAATAGCAAGGAACGCGTCGTTTCTCTC from Colletotrichum higginsianum IMI 349063 chromosome 4, whole genome shotgun sequence includes:
- a CDS encoding FAT domain-containing protein, which translates into the protein MATQQQIALERLDNLVRDLRSRTSDDVRKRAALQLRELVLVCHRDLPLEQFNTIYGHVNNKITQLISHGNDSSERLGGVYALDALVDIEVSEQSTKMFARFNQNLKTILRGKDINPMQAAAIALGKMCRPGGSMISELVESETQMALEWLQSERVEERRYSAALVLRELARQAPTLMYNYVGLVLDLIWNSLRDNRHLIRATSAETVAACFRIIRERDQELKQTWMEKAYAELLRGLQHGTVEYIHASLLMLKELLEQGGMFMQDHYPEACEIVLRYKDHRDVTIRKTVVLLIPDLASYSPAEFDRSYLHKFMVYLSGMLKKDKERNDAFLAIGNIANSVKSAIAPYLDGVMTHVREGLSLAARKRGPVDAVFECISRLAVAVGQTLSKYMEALLDPIFECDLTPKLTQALVDMAFYIPPAKDTIQNRLLDMLSMVLCGEPFKPLGAPHPNTLQAVPAVPKDSKDPLAYEHRKAEVKLALNTLGSFDFTGHVLNEFVRDVAVKYVEDEDPETREAAALTCCQLYVRDPIVNQTSYHALQVVGDVIERLLTVGVSDPEPNIRRTVLAALDERFDRHLAKAENIRTLFFALNDEVFAIREVAISIIGRLARYNPAYVIPSLRKTLIQLLTELEFSDVARNKEESAKLLSLLVQNAQGLVKPYVDPMMSVLLPKANDPSAAVAATILRAIGELATVGGEEVLPYKDRLMPLIIEALQDQSSNNKREAALHALGQLASNSGYVIEPYLEYPQLLELLQGIIRTEGQRGPLRQETIKLMGILGALDPYKYQQVEQRRPDAQRRVESTQMTDISLMMTGLTPSSKEYFPTVVINALLQILKDNSLSSHHASVIEAIMNIFRTLGLECVSFLDRIIPAFLGVIRAADKTRLDSYFSQLATLVSIVRQHIRNFLPEIVEICQEFWNTTSTLQSTIMNLVEAISRSLEGEFKIYLAGLLPLMLGVLEKDTTTRRTPSEKVLHAFLVFGSSAEEYMHLIIPVIVRTFEKQGQPSPLRKQAIETIGKITYQVNLNDYAAKIIHPLTRILGSGDITLRVAALDTLCALIQQLGKDYLHFMGTVNKVLAQHQIQHQNYDLLVTKLQKGEVLPQDLGSGDRFVDRVDDQAAFADLGAKKLEMNAIHLKQAWDTKGKSTKEDWQEWLRRFSTTLLTESPNHALRACAALASSYLPLARELFNSAFVSCWSELYEQFQDELIQNIESAIKSENVPPDLLGLLLNLAEFMEHDDKALPIDIRVLGREAARCHAYAKALHYKELEFLQDQSSGAVEALIVINNQLQQSDAAIGILRKAQLYKEGIQLRETWFEKLERWEEALAFYTKREMEVPDDKPVPVEIIMGKMRCLHALGEWEALAGIAGNTWANSSPDVQRLIAPLATAAAWGLSKWDSMDNYLQSMKRYSTDRSFFGAILALHRNQFREAVNCVQQAREGLDTELSALVSESYNRAYQVVVRVQMLAELEELIVYKQTDDKKKATMRRTWETRLKGCQRNVEVWQRMLRLRHLVISPTENMHMWIKFANLCRKSGRMGLAEKSLKQLIGVEQTPLETLIPYWNERQQPNAAVPRNIPSQVIYAMLKYEWEVGQQPAFRTSGISERTLYCLRKFTNDSAHRYEATKAHLTSQAPNGMDLSSEYGFPHQIDPSLMNPQTQKALYDQTVLLAKCYLRQGEWHIALNKENWQYEHVQDILTSYSQATKYNPRWYKAWHAWALANFEIVQALSTRGERTDHMVIEHVVPAVRGFFKSIALSAGSSLQDTLRLLTLWFTHGASADVNAAVTEGFTNVSVDTWLEVIPQLIARINQPTRRVQQSIHSLLADVGRAHPQALVYPLTVAMKSSQNSRRSRSAAQIMDSMRQHSANLVSQADVVSHELIRVAVLWHEQWHEGLEEASRLYFGDHNIEGMFATLEPLHDQLERGPETLREISFTQAFGRDLTEAREWCRQYEASRDVNDLNQAWDLYYQVFRRISRQLPQLTTLELPYCSPKLLAAKDLDLAVPGTYRSGQPIVRIMEFEGTFTVINSKQRPRKLNISGSDGVSYAFLLKGHEDIRQDERVMQLFGLCNTLLSNDSECYKRHLNIQRYPAIPLSQNSGLLGWVPNSDTLHVLIREYRESRKILLNIEHRIMLQMAPDYDNLTLMQKVEVFGYALDNTTGQDLYRVLWLKSKSSEAWLERRTNYTRSLGVMSMVGYILGLGDRHPSNLMLDRVTGKIIHIDFGDCFEVAMKREKYPERVPFRLTRMLTYAMEVSNIEGSFRITCEHVMRVLRDNKDSVMAVLEAFIHDPLLTWRLTNAASPTGPNFRSERETALAGPQAARARRPSVLDSDIAPSELLAAGDPAMPGGPVARSRSRTNSSMAHDGSVVNGNHGQDPTEIQNARAVEVLDRVSQKLTGKDFKPNEELDVINQVNKLITEATKLENLCQHYIGWCSFW